One region of Halomicrobium sp. LC1Hm genomic DNA includes:
- the cas5b gene encoding type I-B CRISPR-associated protein Cas5b, whose protein sequence is MSEHAPTASKLPDGAETCLSFTVSGPWGHFRRIEGNIVKQTYRVIPRTTVAGLIAAMLGIERDGYYDLFAPGESLVAIEPTSELRTMKLPMNTLSTADEHLASLNPRGKLSIKLPDPSKPRQQHNYEVLVEPAYRIDVWLDDDERYDRLRSLLESGESYYVPSLGLSEYLATIDYHGEFPIEHGPDGETVAIDSTVPEAVDSIVPDPETRYQIEQTPAFMERDDGGRTTSAFVSYAYNPDGGSLRVADVSTYSVDDRTVVFT, encoded by the coding sequence GTGTCCGAGCACGCACCGACCGCGTCGAAACTCCCCGACGGCGCTGAGACGTGCCTGTCGTTTACCGTTAGCGGCCCCTGGGGCCACTTCCGGCGCATCGAGGGCAACATCGTGAAACAGACCTACCGGGTCATTCCCCGGACCACCGTCGCCGGCCTGATCGCTGCGATGCTGGGGATCGAACGCGACGGCTACTACGACCTGTTCGCTCCGGGCGAGTCGCTGGTCGCCATCGAACCGACGAGCGAACTGCGGACGATGAAGCTCCCGATGAACACGCTCTCGACCGCTGACGAGCACCTGGCGTCGCTGAACCCGCGCGGAAAGCTCTCGATCAAGCTCCCGGACCCCTCCAAGCCCCGACAGCAGCACAACTACGAGGTCCTGGTGGAGCCGGCCTATCGAATCGACGTGTGGCTCGACGACGACGAGCGGTACGACCGGCTCCGGTCGTTACTCGAATCGGGCGAGTCGTACTACGTCCCAAGCCTCGGTCTCTCGGAGTACCTCGCGACGATCGACTACCACGGCGAGTTCCCGATCGAGCACGGACCGGACGGTGAGACGGTCGCGATCGACTCGACCGTCCCCGAGGCCGTCGACTCGATCGTCCCCGATCCGGAGACGCGGTACCAGATCGAGCAGACACCGGCGTTCATGGAACGTGACGACGGCGGGCGGACGACCAGTGCGTTCGTCTCCTACGCCTACAACCCGGACGGTGGCTCGCTGAGGGTCGCTGACGTGTCGACGTACTCGGTCGACGACCGAACCGTGGTGTTCACCTGA
- a CDS encoding CRISPR-associated endonuclease Cas3'' — MGTEPISHPATDGDEATPLLDHLDDVAGRAESVVSADATTIGGDPLPEMTAVVARCHDFGKATTWFQAYVVGERDSSDRTNHSLLGAYLGYYVLDRLGYDSEDCLAALVALAKHHGRLPDVEEYVDGVSRFENTSEASNERQRILIEQVGNVDDHRRQFAQSFVADVTDGNGSWEEFAQGIEDESLFDTVHEHVSLFGFGSDRSAPSEAFYELLLQLWSGLVFADKTVAAGIEDDDLDGSEPDASILSEYIADLGGDTDEGSQADALDTLRGEARDDVLDGVDRFRDSESSIATLTLPTGMGKTLTGLSAALALRDEGERVVYALPFTSVIDQVADELADVFDTDARDDLLTIHHHLAETVTKLGDPDEDPDEHARLAEMVAESWRSGMTLTTFVQLFESLVGPSNTQSMKLPALYDSVIVLDEPQALPMQWWKLVRRIVTILTEEYDATIVAMTATQPRATDGEATSQALFDDAFELVDDVDRYFGHFERVEYDVHGSALAFDDTDATVDYETAGRTILDETGRSESTLAVCNTIDSATALTDVIEEREAVVDVGRCLERELDDGADVDALVERVESALGSNERALVHLSTRLRPRDRLTLVEATKRLTERDVPLVAVSTQLIEAGVDISFDRVYRDIAPIDSVVQAAGRCNRSFESDLGTVTVWWLAPPAGTTTTPAQAVYDSEGVSTISLTARTLGAIGADDGTVAEQTMTRDAVSHYYGLVADRNPGSPQYVEWVDEANGAELGSLSLIGQRESVDVVVCRTDDDRELADAMVAALDEFDYDAFDDYREEAKDITVSLPIYSQDSTEAETVRNLEPLGDTDLCVLRRAQGTSYFDAAKGLAVDEPSVDDRFL; from the coding sequence ATGGGGACCGAGCCGATCTCTCATCCCGCCACAGACGGCGACGAGGCGACGCCACTCCTCGATCACCTCGACGACGTGGCTGGGCGGGCCGAATCTGTCGTCTCGGCGGACGCAACGACGATCGGTGGCGACCCACTCCCCGAGATGACGGCAGTCGTCGCACGGTGTCACGACTTCGGGAAGGCGACGACGTGGTTCCAGGCGTACGTGGTCGGCGAGCGCGACTCCAGCGACCGGACGAACCACTCCCTGCTGGGGGCCTATCTCGGGTACTACGTCCTCGACCGGCTGGGATACGACAGCGAGGACTGTCTCGCGGCCCTCGTCGCGCTCGCGAAACACCACGGCCGGCTCCCCGATGTCGAGGAGTACGTCGACGGCGTTTCGCGCTTCGAGAACACGAGCGAGGCGAGCAACGAGCGCCAGCGGATACTGATCGAGCAGGTCGGGAACGTCGACGACCACCGTCGGCAGTTCGCGCAGTCGTTCGTCGCCGACGTGACCGACGGTAACGGGTCGTGGGAGGAGTTCGCCCAGGGCATCGAGGACGAGTCCCTGTTCGACACCGTCCACGAGCACGTCTCTCTGTTCGGCTTTGGCAGTGACCGCTCGGCACCCTCCGAGGCGTTCTACGAGTTGCTCCTCCAGCTCTGGAGCGGACTGGTGTTTGCCGACAAAACGGTGGCTGCCGGTATCGAGGACGACGACCTCGACGGGTCCGAACCGGACGCCAGCATCCTCTCGGAGTACATCGCCGACCTGGGGGGTGACACAGACGAAGGCAGTCAGGCCGACGCTCTCGATACGCTCCGCGGCGAGGCGAGAGACGACGTACTCGACGGCGTCGACCGGTTCCGCGACTCGGAGTCGTCGATTGCGACGCTGACACTACCGACCGGCATGGGGAAGACGCTGACCGGCCTCAGTGCCGCCCTGGCGCTCCGCGACGAGGGCGAACGGGTCGTCTACGCACTGCCCTTTACCTCCGTCATCGACCAGGTGGCCGACGAGCTCGCGGACGTGTTCGACACCGACGCTCGCGACGACCTGTTGACGATCCACCACCACCTGGCGGAGACGGTGACGAAGCTCGGAGATCCCGACGAGGACCCCGACGAGCACGCTCGGCTCGCGGAGATGGTCGCCGAGAGCTGGCGCTCCGGGATGACGCTCACGACGTTCGTCCAGCTCTTCGAGAGCCTCGTCGGCCCGAGCAACACCCAGTCGATGAAACTACCGGCGCTGTACGATTCCGTGATCGTGCTGGACGAACCACAGGCACTGCCGATGCAGTGGTGGAAGCTGGTCCGCCGGATCGTGACCATCCTCACGGAGGAGTACGACGCGACGATCGTCGCCATGACGGCGACCCAGCCGAGAGCAACCGATGGGGAGGCGACATCGCAAGCCCTGTTCGACGATGCGTTCGAACTGGTCGACGACGTCGATCGATACTTCGGCCACTTCGAACGGGTCGAGTACGACGTTCACGGCTCCGCGCTCGCGTTCGACGACACCGACGCGACCGTGGACTACGAGACCGCCGGCCGGACGATCCTCGACGAGACCGGTAGATCCGAGTCGACACTCGCGGTCTGTAACACCATCGACAGCGCGACTGCGCTCACAGACGTGATCGAGGAGCGCGAAGCGGTCGTCGACGTTGGCCGATGTCTCGAACGGGAACTCGACGACGGGGCTGACGTGGACGCGCTCGTCGAACGAGTCGAATCGGCTCTCGGTTCGAACGAACGGGCACTCGTCCACCTCTCGACTCGCCTGCGCCCGCGTGATCGACTCACGCTCGTCGAGGCCACGAAGCGACTCACCGAGCGCGACGTGCCGCTCGTGGCAGTGTCGACACAGCTTATCGAGGCCGGCGTCGACATCAGCTTCGATCGGGTGTACCGCGACATCGCACCGATCGACAGCGTCGTCCAGGCGGCGGGTCGGTGTAACCGGTCCTTCGAGAGCGATCTCGGAACGGTGACGGTCTGGTGGCTCGCACCACCGGCGGGCACGACAACGACCCCGGCACAGGCGGTCTACGATTCCGAGGGCGTCAGTACGATCTCACTGACTGCCAGGACGCTCGGCGCGATCGGTGCGGACGACGGAACCGTCGCCGAACAGACGATGACTCGCGATGCCGTCTCGCACTACTACGGGCTCGTCGCCGACCGGAATCCGGGCTCCCCACAGTACGTCGAGTGGGTCGACGAAGCAAACGGAGCGGAACTCGGGAGTCTCTCACTGATCGGCCAGCGCGAGAGCGTGGACGTGGTCGTCTGCCGAACGGACGACGATCGAGAGCTGGCCGATGCGATGGTGGCCGCTCTCGACGAATTTGACTACGACGCGTTCGACGACTACCGCGAAGAAGCCAAAGATATCACCGTCTCGCTCCCGATCTACAGTCAGGACTCGACCGAGGCCGAGACAGTTCGAAATCTCGAACCACTCGGCGATACTGACCTCTGTGTGCTCAGGCGAGCGCAAGGCACTTCGTACTTCGACGCAGCGAAGGGCCTCGCCGTGGACGAGCCCAGCGTCGACGACCGATTCCTATGA
- a CDS encoding CRISPR-associated protein Cas4 — MTESSTDPVDRFLAAARDETEELPFRLTGVMFQYYVVCERELWFLSRDVEIDRDTPAIVRGSDVDDSAYADKRRDVRVDGIIAIDVLDSGAILEVKPSSSMTEPARLQLLFYLWYLDRVTGVEKTGVLAHPTEKRRETVELTPETSAEVESAIRGIRDVVSADSPPPAAEKPVCDSCAYHDFCWSC, encoded by the coding sequence ATGACCGAGTCGTCGACCGACCCCGTCGACCGGTTTCTCGCCGCAGCCAGAGACGAGACCGAAGAGTTGCCCTTCCGACTCACGGGCGTGATGTTCCAGTACTACGTCGTCTGTGAGCGGGAACTCTGGTTTCTCAGCCGCGACGTGGAGATCGATCGCGACACACCGGCAATCGTCCGCGGGAGCGACGTCGACGACTCGGCGTACGCCGACAAGCGCCGGGACGTGCGCGTCGACGGCATCATCGCCATCGACGTGCTCGACAGCGGTGCGATTCTGGAGGTCAAACCCTCCTCGTCGATGACCGAACCGGCCCGGCTGCAGCTGTTGTTTTACCTCTGGTACCTCGATCGGGTCACCGGCGTCGAAAAGACCGGCGTGCTCGCACACCCCACGGAAAAGCGCCGCGAGACCGTCGAATTAACGCCGGAGACGAGCGCCGAAGTCGAATCGGCGATCCGTGGCATCCGCGACGTCGTCAGCGCAGACTCCCCACCACCGGCAGCGGAGAAGCCGGTCTGTGACTCCTGTGCCTATCACGACTTCTGCTGGAGCTGTTGA
- the cas1b gene encoding type I-B CRISPR-associated endonuclease Cas1b yields MNDNYHVFSDGRIERHDDTVRVITDDGEKKYLPVENAEAIFLHGQIEYNTRFVSFLNQEGVAVHVFGWHDHYAGSIMPKRGQTSGQTLVDQVRAYDDPAHRLELAQAFVDGSIHNMRANVTYYDGRGYDFDDVLAELTEARSSLDRMETVDETMGVEARARKAYYSTFDEILPDEFVFGGRQYDPPNNEVNSLISFGNSLVYANVVSAIRATALDPTVSFLHEPGERRYSLALDIADLFKPLLADRVIFRLVNRGQLTSDDFEDEMNSCLLNEHGRKTYSKAYEETLDETIEHPELGKKVSYQYLLRVEAYKLKKHLLTGEEYVPFQRWW; encoded by the coding sequence ATGAACGACAACTACCACGTCTTTTCCGACGGACGCATCGAACGCCACGACGACACGGTACGGGTCATCACCGACGACGGCGAGAAAAAATACCTCCCGGTCGAGAACGCCGAGGCGATCTTCCTCCACGGTCAAATCGAGTACAACACCCGCTTCGTCTCCTTTCTCAATCAGGAAGGCGTCGCCGTACACGTCTTCGGCTGGCACGATCACTACGCCGGGTCGATCATGCCCAAGCGGGGCCAAACGTCCGGACAGACACTCGTCGACCAGGTCCGAGCCTACGACGATCCAGCCCACCGGCTCGAACTGGCCCAGGCGTTCGTCGACGGCAGCATCCACAACATGCGTGCGAACGTCACGTACTACGACGGCCGAGGATACGACTTCGACGACGTGCTGGCAGAACTGACCGAAGCCCGGTCGTCGCTCGACAGGATGGAGACGGTCGACGAGACGATGGGCGTCGAAGCACGCGCGCGAAAGGCGTACTACTCGACCTTCGACGAGATCCTGCCCGACGAGTTCGTCTTCGGTGGTCGCCAGTACGATCCGCCGAACAACGAGGTCAACAGCCTCATCTCCTTTGGCAACTCTCTGGTCTACGCCAACGTCGTCTCGGCCATCCGAGCGACGGCACTCGATCCGACGGTCAGCTTCCTCCACGAGCCCGGCGAGCGTCGGTACTCGCTGGCCCTGGACATCGCCGACCTGTTCAAACCGTTGCTCGCGGATCGGGTCATCTTCAGACTCGTCAACCGCGGCCAGCTGACCAGCGACGACTTCGAGGACGAGATGAACTCGTGCCTGCTGAACGAGCACGGCCGGAAGACCTACTCGAAGGCGTACGAAGAGACGCTCGACGAGACGATCGAGCACCCGGAGCTGGGAAAGAAGGTGAGCTATCAGTATCTCCTCCGGGTCGAGGCGTACAAGCTCAAAAAGCACCTCCTGACCGGCGAGGAGTACGTCCCGTTCCAACGGTGGTGGTGA
- the cas2 gene encoding CRISPR-associated endonuclease Cas2, with amino-acid sequence MVYVVVVYDMEADRTHKMLKFLRRYLTHVQNSVLEGDVTEGDLEKIRSGVDELLKPGESTIIYQISSEKLVDRSVFGDDPAADDQFL; translated from the coding sequence GTGGTCTACGTGGTCGTCGTCTACGACATGGAAGCCGACCGGACACACAAGATGCTGAAGTTCCTCCGCCGATATCTCACCCACGTCCAGAACTCCGTCCTCGAAGGAGACGTGACCGAGGGCGATCTCGAAAAGATCCGCTCTGGCGTCGACGAGCTGCTCAAACCCGGGGAATCGACGATCATCTACCAGATCTCCTCGGAGAAGCTGGTCGACCGAAGCGTGTTCGGTGACGATCCCGCCGCAGACGACCAGTTCCTCTAA
- a CDS encoding DUF790 family protein, translated as MLTKDLLRVSRAGGGYHPQFADDADEPLAARVIGTYQGHVGEARETLQTALTDLERGADDFKLVRGLAKLVEREATFETRTAVPPARARRAAFEASEAIGVVSEDERRAAIERAADGLAVDAADIEHSLYADRECRQVLTGVDTRWDPAELIAQYNLSLAQTALFDATEVRLRSSDPRTLVSAVKRLRLMYEIEATDEGRIVVVTGPDRLFQRTRRYGTRFARLLRTVAASAAEWTLRATIDDRGTERTLRLTHEDVSVPAVEPVTDVSYDSGVEADFAARFEALDLDWELTREPEPLAAGSRVAIPDFAFDYEYADFRVFFEIMGFWTPEYVEKKLSQLAEIDDVELLVAVDESLAADQQSASNRTESGDAAAEIEARDHRAIPYSGTVRIKDVRDALRRYESELTAANAETLPEELTPDADVLTLAELAAAHGVSEATVEDRSVPDHERVGRTLVRPAVLSAVDDEIETGMSLSAAETILDEYGLDDASAVLSALGYRVEWEGLDGGTIRKK; from the coding sequence GTGCTCACGAAGGACCTGCTGCGCGTCTCGCGAGCGGGCGGGGGGTACCACCCGCAGTTTGCCGACGACGCCGACGAACCGCTGGCCGCCCGCGTGATCGGCACCTACCAGGGCCACGTCGGCGAGGCCCGCGAAACACTCCAGACGGCGCTGACCGACCTCGAACGAGGGGCCGACGACTTCAAGCTCGTCCGTGGGCTGGCGAAACTGGTCGAGCGCGAAGCCACCTTCGAGACCCGGACGGCGGTCCCACCGGCGCGAGCCCGCCGCGCCGCCTTCGAGGCCAGCGAGGCGATCGGCGTCGTCTCCGAGGACGAGCGACGCGCGGCGATCGAACGAGCGGCCGACGGACTCGCCGTCGACGCCGCCGACATCGAGCACTCGCTGTACGCCGACCGAGAGTGTCGACAGGTCCTGACCGGCGTCGACACGCGCTGGGACCCCGCCGAACTGATCGCCCAGTACAACCTCTCGCTGGCACAGACGGCCCTGTTCGACGCGACCGAGGTCCGCCTCCGGTCGAGCGATCCCCGGACGCTCGTCTCCGCGGTCAAGCGCCTCCGTCTCATGTACGAGATCGAAGCCACCGACGAGGGCCGAATCGTCGTCGTCACCGGCCCGGACCGGCTCTTCCAGCGAACGCGGCGCTACGGCACACGCTTTGCTCGGCTCCTGCGAACCGTCGCCGCCTCGGCCGCCGAGTGGACGCTCCGGGCGACGATCGACGACCGCGGCACCGAGCGCACCCTCCGGCTCACCCACGAAGACGTGTCGGTCCCCGCCGTCGAGCCGGTGACCGACGTCAGCTACGACAGCGGCGTCGAGGCCGACTTCGCCGCCCGCTTCGAAGCGCTGGATCTCGACTGGGAACTCACCCGAGAGCCGGAACCGCTGGCCGCCGGCTCCCGCGTCGCGATCCCCGACTTCGCCTTCGACTACGAGTACGCCGACTTCCGTGTGTTCTTCGAGATCATGGGGTTCTGGACGCCCGAGTACGTCGAGAAGAAACTGTCACAGCTGGCCGAGATCGACGACGTGGAGCTGCTCGTCGCCGTCGACGAGAGCCTCGCCGCCGACCAGCAGTCGGCCTCGAACCGGACCGAGTCCGGCGACGCTGCCGCGGAGATCGAGGCCCGCGACCACCGAGCAATCCCCTACTCGGGCACCGTCCGGATCAAGGACGTTCGCGACGCACTGCGGCGATACGAGTCGGAGCTGACGGCGGCAAACGCCGAGACGCTCCCCGAGGAACTCACCCCTGACGCCGACGTGCTCACGCTCGCTGAACTGGCCGCGGCACACGGCGTCAGCGAGGCCACTGTCGAAGACCGATCCGTTCCCGACCACGAGCGCGTCGGGCGGACGCTGGTCAGGCCCGCCGTGCTGTCGGCAGTCGACGACGAGATCGAGACCGGGATGTCGCTGTCGGCCGCCGAGACGATCCTCGACGAGTACGGGCTCGACGACGCCAGCGCCGTCCTGTCGGCGCTCGGATACCGGGTCGAGTGGGAGGGACTGGACGGCGGGACGATCCGAAAGAAGTGA
- a CDS encoding DEAD/DEAH box helicase: MARLSFEEGTIRLSEGLPADLPGVEYDARSETGRAPAYRYAAVRAALDERGVAYEDDVLDLPTLPLESTYELRDYQQAALDAWRDSGDRGVLELPTGSGKTVVGIAAMEALATPTLVVVPTIDLLDQWQSELEREFDCEIGRMGGGEQRVADVTVATYDSAYLRADELGDRFGLVVFDEVHHLGGEGYRDIARLLAAPARLGLTATFERPDGAHEVVAELIGDLAYRIAVDELAGDHLADYDIKRIAVALTESERATYERHQETFTSYLQRSSITMRSGSDYQELVKRSGTDPEAREALLAKQRAREVMMNADRKVERLATILDRHRDDRVIVFTAHTDLVYRLSERFLLPAITHETGADERREILERFREGTYSRIVTANVLDEGIDVPDANVAVLLSGSGSEREFTQRLGRILRPKRDGDRAILYELISEETAEENVAARRR; encoded by the coding sequence ATGGCACGACTGTCGTTCGAGGAGGGGACGATCCGCCTCTCGGAGGGACTGCCCGCCGATCTCCCCGGCGTCGAGTACGACGCTCGCAGCGAGACCGGACGGGCCCCGGCCTACCGCTACGCCGCCGTTCGGGCGGCCCTCGACGAGCGCGGCGTCGCCTACGAGGACGACGTGCTCGATCTGCCGACGCTGCCGCTCGAATCGACGTACGAACTCCGGGACTACCAGCAGGCGGCACTCGACGCCTGGCGAGACAGCGGCGATCGCGGCGTGCTCGAACTGCCGACCGGGAGCGGCAAGACCGTCGTCGGGATCGCGGCGATGGAAGCACTGGCGACGCCGACGCTGGTCGTCGTGCCAACGATCGATCTCCTCGATCAGTGGCAGTCGGAACTCGAACGAGAGTTCGACTGCGAGATCGGCCGCATGGGCGGGGGCGAGCAGCGCGTCGCGGACGTGACCGTCGCCACATACGACTCGGCGTACCTCCGGGCCGACGAACTGGGCGACCGCTTCGGACTCGTCGTCTTCGACGAGGTCCACCACCTCGGCGGCGAGGGGTACCGCGACATCGCCCGCCTGCTCGCCGCGCCGGCTCGTCTCGGGCTCACGGCGACCTTCGAGCGTCCGGACGGTGCCCACGAGGTCGTCGCGGAACTGATCGGCGACCTCGCGTACCGGATCGCCGTCGACGAACTCGCTGGCGACCACCTCGCGGACTACGACATCAAACGCATCGCTGTCGCACTGACCGAGAGCGAGCGAGCGACCTACGAGCGCCACCAGGAGACGTTTACCAGCTACCTCCAGCGGTCCTCGATCACGATGCGGTCGGGCAGCGACTACCAGGAACTGGTCAAGCGGTCCGGCACCGATCCCGAGGCGCGCGAGGCCCTGCTGGCCAAGCAGCGCGCACGCGAAGTCATGATGAACGCCGACCGGAAGGTCGAGCGGCTCGCGACGATCCTCGATCGCCACCGCGACGACCGCGTGATCGTCTTCACGGCCCACACGGATCTGGTCTACCGGCTCTCAGAGCGGTTCCTGCTGCCGGCGATCACCCACGAGACGGGAGCCGACGAGCGCCGCGAAATCCTCGAACGGTTCCGCGAGGGCACGTACTCTCGCATCGTCACCGCCAACGTCCTCGACGAGGGGATCGACGTGCCCGACGCGAACGTCGCCGTCCTCCTCTCTGGCAGCGGCAGCGAGCGGGAGTTCACTCAGCGCCTCGGACGGATCCTGCGGCCGAAGCGAGACGGCGACAGAGCGATCCTCTACGAACTGATCAGCGAGGAGACGGCAGAGGAGAACGTCGCCGCCCGGCGTCGGTGA
- a CDS encoding S8 family serine peptidase: MKSIGALGALAGVGVTGATPGRSPGPKPDELIVGAKRGVSTADVESEVSAATTANTSVVHRNEALGYLAVKLPEVSTQSERESVRQQFESQPNVAYVEDNVTYETQLTPNDPRFGDQYAPQQVNAAAAWDTTLGSTDVTVAIVDTGTQYEHPDLTNLFGSNPGRDFVDGDGDPAPGSASESHGTHVSGCASADTDNGVGVAGVSDSRLLSARALGGGGGGALSDIADAVRWATDQGVDIINMSLGGGGYTQTLKRAVEYAYDQNDVLVVCAAGNDGGSVSYPAAYDECVAVSALDPNEELANFSNRGPEIEVAAPGVNVLSTVPYDGYDSFSGTSMASPVAAGVAALGKAAEPGLSASQLRERLKSTADGVGLPGDQQGSGRVDAADIVRAGGDPPDNETPSAAAAADPTDPSVGETVTFDGSASSDPDGTIESYQWDFGDGNTGSGVTVEHSYDTVDEYQATLTVTDDSGASTTDGVVVNVSRGGGGDCSQSASGSADGQLTGWRDSDSYTWTSQFSSTCDVTVDLSGPSGTDFDLYVTADGRTPTTNDYDARSVSGDSEESVTLSEIGDSVGILVDSYRGSGSYTVSVEETGADTRATTSSEGL; this comes from the coding sequence TTGAAATCCATCGGAGCACTCGGGGCACTCGCCGGTGTCGGCGTGACGGGTGCGACTCCCGGTCGAAGCCCCGGGCCGAAGCCGGACGAACTGATCGTCGGCGCGAAGCGGGGCGTCAGCACGGCCGACGTCGAGTCTGAGGTCTCGGCCGCGACGACGGCGAACACGTCGGTGGTCCACCGCAACGAAGCGCTCGGCTACCTCGCTGTCAAGCTCCCGGAGGTGAGCACACAGTCCGAACGCGAGTCGGTCCGACAGCAGTTCGAGAGTCAGCCAAACGTCGCCTACGTGGAGGACAACGTCACCTACGAAACCCAGCTGACGCCCAACGACCCACGGTTCGGTGACCAGTACGCGCCCCAGCAGGTCAACGCAGCGGCAGCCTGGGACACGACGCTGGGCAGTACAGACGTGACCGTCGCCATCGTCGACACCGGCACCCAGTACGAACACCCGGACCTGACGAACCTGTTCGGGAGCAATCCCGGCCGGGACTTCGTCGACGGCGACGGCGACCCCGCCCCGGGATCTGCCAGTGAATCCCACGGGACCCACGTCAGCGGGTGTGCGTCGGCAGACACCGACAACGGCGTCGGCGTCGCGGGCGTGAGCGACTCGCGACTGTTGAGCGCCCGAGCACTCGGTGGTGGCGGCGGCGGTGCGCTGTCCGACATCGCCGACGCGGTTCGATGGGCGACCGACCAGGGTGTGGACATCATCAACATGTCGCTGGGCGGGGGCGGCTACACCCAGACGCTGAAGCGAGCGGTGGAGTACGCCTACGACCAGAACGACGTGCTCGTCGTCTGCGCGGCGGGTAACGACGGCGGCTCCGTCTCGTATCCCGCTGCCTACGACGAGTGTGTCGCCGTCTCCGCGCTGGATCCGAACGAGGAACTCGCAAACTTCTCGAACCGCGGCCCGGAGATCGAAGTTGCTGCACCAGGAGTCAACGTCCTGTCGACGGTGCCCTACGACGGCTACGACTCCTTCTCTGGAACGTCGATGGCCTCGCCCGTCGCTGCGGGGGTCGCGGCACTGGGGAAGGCCGCCGAACCGGGCCTGTCGGCGAGTCAGCTCCGCGAACGGCTCAAGTCGACCGCCGACGGCGTCGGACTGCCCGGCGACCAGCAGGGCTCGGGCCGCGTCGACGCCGCCGACATCGTCCGTGCAGGCGGCGATCCGCCGGACAACGAGACACCGTCGGCCGCCGCCGCCGCCGATCCGACGGACCCCAGCGTCGGCGAGACCGTGACCTTCGACGGGAGCGCCTCGTCCGACCCCGACGGCACGATCGAGAGCTACCAGTGGGACTTCGGGGACGGGAACACCGGCTCGGGCGTGACCGTGGAACACAGCTACGACACTGTCGACGAGTACCAGGCGACCCTGACCGTGACCGACGACAGCGGTGCCTCGACGACCGACGGCGTCGTCGTGAACGTCTCACGCGGCGGTGGCGGGGACTGTAGTCAGAGCGCCTCTGGGAGTGCCGACGGACAGCTCACCGGCTGGCGAGACAGCGACAGTTACACCTGGACGAGCCAGTTCTCGTCGACCTGTGACGTGACGGTCGACCTCTCGGGACCGTCGGGGACGGACTTCGATCTCTACGTCACCGCGGACGGCCGGACGCCGACGACCAACGACTACGACGCACGGTCGGTGTCGGGCGACAGCGAGGAGTCGGTCACGCTGTCGGAGATCGGTGACTCGGTCGGTATCCTCGTCGACTCCTATCGGGGCAGCGGCTCCTACACGGTCAGCGTCGAGGAGACCGGCGCGGACACTCGGGCGACCACCAGTTCGGAGGGACTGTAA
- a CDS encoding nucleotide exchange factor GrpE, whose amino-acid sequence MTEQDAAETEASSGEADESGTERGDADASGEAASEERGDEAVDEELIDRVAESDPEAIAKELASLRTRVDGLEGAVDERDAEIDDLESKLKRKQAEFQNYKKRMKKRREEEKQRATEDLVSKLLDVRDNLQRALEQDEDVDIRDGVASTLRQFDDVLDAENVDVIEPEPGADVDPEYHQVLARVDSDQPEETIDEVHRAGYVMAEKVLREAQVTVSEGE is encoded by the coding sequence ATGACTGAGCAGGACGCGGCAGAGACCGAGGCGTCGTCCGGCGAAGCCGACGAGAGCGGAACCGAACGAGGGGACGCCGACGCGTCGGGCGAGGCCGCATCCGAGGAGCGTGGCGACGAGGCCGTCGACGAGGAACTGATCGACCGGGTCGCCGAGTCCGATCCCGAGGCGATCGCGAAGGAACTGGCGTCGCTGCGGACACGCGTCGACGGCCTCGAAGGGGCGGTCGACGAGCGCGACGCGGAGATCGACGACTTGGAGTCGAAGCTCAAGCGCAAGCAAGCCGAGTTCCAGAACTACAAGAAGCGGATGAAAAAGCGCCGCGAGGAGGAGAAACAGCGCGCCACGGAAGACCTCGTCTCGAAACTGCTCGACGTGCGCGACAACCTCCAGCGCGCGCTCGAACAGGACGAAGACGTGGACATCCGCGACGGCGTCGCGTCGACGCTCCGGCAGTTCGACGACGTGCTCGACGCCGAGAACGTCGACGTGATCGAGCCCGAGCCGGGTGCCGACGTGGACCCCGAGTACCACCAGGTACTGGCCCGCGTCGACTCCGACCAGCCAGAGGAGACCATCGACGAGGTCCACCGGGCGGGCTACGTGATGGCCGAGAAAGTGCTCCGGGAGGCACAGGTCACGGTCAGCGAGGGCGAGTAG